In the Malaya genurostris strain Urasoe2022 chromosome 1, Malgen_1.1, whole genome shotgun sequence genome, one interval contains:
- the LOC131425266 gene encoding uncharacterized protein LOC131425266, protein MNRKLFLFLLIAIVASVTGRPQNSESTVAVTTSTTSATVTTSSGGSSTAATPAQESKVSKFFDDVSSVFKQGTARVKESFESAASSVKDGVMRGYDYVKDKLTGSGDTTTTPNNGSSVVPPTTKTTTTEEVAHAKVSEISETFSARSAGATVNSVAKAVNVEPNDEEVNDENEDRLIFIGDEETGTDPPPTTTESKAGLDDRFIIDGPKACKIGQSEVNGKCRNTF, encoded by the coding sequence ATGAAtcgaaaattgtttttgtttctacTGATCGCGATCGTTGCCTCGGTAACCGGTAGGCCTCAAAATTCCGAATCGACCGTGGCAGTAACGACGAGCACAACATCAGCCACGGTCACAACCAGTTCCGGTGGCAGTTCGACGGCAGCAACCCCAGCACAGGAGAGTAAAGTGTCCAAATTTTTCGATGACGTTTCTTCGGTATTCAAACAAGGCACGGCCAGGGTCAAAGAAAGTTTCGAGAGTGCGGCCTCGTCGGTCAAGGATGGTGTCATGCGTGGTTACGATTACGTCAAAGACAAACtaaccggttccggagatacaacgACCACTCCAAACAATGGTAGCAGTGTGGTTCcaccaacaacaaaaacaacaacaacggaAGAGGTGGCGCATGCAAAAGTATCGGAAATTTCGGAAACCTTTTCCGCTCGATCCGCTGGAGCTACAGTTAATTCGGTTGCCAAAGCAGTTAACGTCGAACCAAATGACGAAGAAGTCAACGATGAAAATGAAGATCGATTAATATTTATCGGCGACGAGGAAACTGGAACGGATCCGCCACCGACAACGACCGAAAGTAAAGCAGGCCTGGATGATCGATTCATCATCGACGGACCGAAGGCGTGCAAAATTGGCCAGTCGGAGGTTAACGGAAAGTGTCGAAACACATTCTAA